A single Tuberibacillus sp. Marseille-P3662 DNA region contains:
- a CDS encoding class I SAM-dependent methyltransferase, which translates to MVQESTTNHLYEILDETAEIIADHQDTTYLEALALTGENIYTTNIQQDALRQRLEPLYDRFFVEGMTAEDVRRAFQLAVLKGMKAAAQPQHQMTPDAVALFMGFLVNKIFPSHSFRILDEAVGTGNLLTAVLNQTNNQAEAAYGVEVDELLIKLSNTSANLQQWTVELFHQDALEPMLLEPVDLTIGDLPVGYYPEKNNAKKFRLGHNQDKLYSPYLMIEQGLKYTRQAGYLIYLIPNGLFDWDDDKELHGLLKDEAVVLGLLQLPQTMFKQEQHAKSILILQKQGQGVHKPEQAMLAQLPSFQNEKALAGVMQQIDDWFQEHLFREQ; encoded by the coding sequence GAGATTTTAGATGAGACAGCGGAAATCATTGCTGATCATCAAGATACGACCTACCTTGAAGCTTTAGCTTTAACAGGTGAAAATATTTATACAACAAATATTCAACAAGACGCTCTTCGTCAGCGCCTTGAACCATTATATGACCGTTTTTTTGTTGAAGGTATGACAGCTGAAGATGTTCGACGAGCGTTTCAATTGGCTGTTTTAAAAGGTATGAAAGCAGCCGCTCAACCACAGCATCAAATGACACCTGATGCTGTTGCTCTATTTATGGGGTTTTTAGTTAATAAAATATTTCCTAGTCATTCGTTTCGCATATTGGATGAAGCTGTTGGTACCGGCAATTTGTTAACAGCTGTCCTCAACCAAACGAATAACCAGGCTGAGGCAGCGTACGGCGTCGAAGTTGATGAATTATTGATTAAACTTTCCAATACGAGTGCTAACCTTCAGCAATGGACCGTTGAGCTGTTTCATCAGGATGCACTGGAACCGATGTTACTGGAGCCAGTTGATTTAACTATTGGTGATTTACCTGTGGGCTATTATCCGGAAAAAAACAACGCCAAAAAATTCCGATTAGGGCACAATCAGGACAAGCTTTATAGTCCTTATTTAATGATTGAGCAAGGCTTAAAATATACAAGACAAGCAGGTTATCTTATATATTTGATCCCGAATGGTTTATTTGATTGGGATGATGATAAAGAGCTGCATGGTTTACTAAAGGATGAAGCTGTAGTCCTAGGTTTGCTCCAACTCCCTCAAACTATGTTTAAGCAAGAACAACATGCAAAGAGTATTTTGATTTTGCAAAAGCAAGGTCAAGGTGTACACAAGCCGGAACAAGCAATGCTCGCACAATTGCCAAGCTTTCAAAATGAAAAAGCACTTGCTGGCGTTATGCAGCAAATTGATGACTGGTTTCAAGAGCATTTGTTCAGAGAACAATAG
- a CDS encoding acetate kinase yields the protein MSKIIAINAGSSSLKFQLLNMPDEEVVTKGIVERIGINDSVFNIEYNEQSIEDVMDIPDHAEAVQILLDKLTSLGIIASLDEIEAIGHRVVHGGEEFNDSVLINEDVVKKIEKVSELAPLHNPANLMGIRAFKEVLPNVPAVAVFDTAFHQSMPEKSYLYSLPYDYYQDYGIRKYGFHGTSHKYVANRAAELLDRPLDQLRLISCHLGNGASIAAIENGRSIDTSMGFTPLAGVAMGTRSGNIDPALIPYIMDKTGQTAEEVINTLNKRSGMLGISGFSSDLRDIEKQADGGNERAELALEVFASRIHKYIGSYAARMKGVDAIIFTAGIGENSDTIRAKVLTGLEFMGLYWDPALNKVHGKEAFLNYPHSPVKVMVIPTNEEVMIARDTVRLTEKSVSY from the coding sequence GTGTCTAAAATTATTGCGATCAATGCAGGTAGTTCTTCATTAAAATTTCAATTATTAAACATGCCTGATGAAGAAGTGGTGACGAAAGGTATAGTTGAACGCATCGGAATAAACGATTCAGTATTCAATATCGAATACAATGAACAATCGATAGAAGATGTGATGGACATTCCCGACCATGCTGAAGCAGTCCAAATTTTATTGGATAAGCTAACGTCTTTAGGCATCATAGCATCGCTTGATGAAATTGAGGCGATCGGTCACCGTGTGGTTCATGGTGGTGAAGAATTTAACGATTCAGTCCTCATTAATGAGGATGTAGTAAAAAAAATTGAGAAGGTATCTGAATTAGCGCCATTGCATAATCCAGCTAATTTAATGGGCATAAGGGCGTTCAAAGAAGTATTACCGAACGTTCCGGCCGTTGCTGTGTTTGACACGGCGTTCCACCAGTCGATGCCAGAGAAATCTTACTTATACAGCTTACCTTATGACTATTATCAGGATTACGGTATTCGTAAATACGGTTTTCATGGGACATCACATAAGTATGTGGCGAATCGAGCCGCGGAATTGTTAGATCGTCCGTTAGATCAACTCCGATTAATTTCCTGTCATTTAGGGAACGGCGCGAGCATTGCCGCGATTGAAAACGGTCGGTCAATTGATACATCCATGGGATTTACACCGTTAGCTGGCGTAGCAATGGGAACGCGTTCCGGAAACATTGATCCGGCGTTAATCCCATATATAATGGACAAAACAGGCCAAACGGCCGAAGAAGTCATTAATACATTAAATAAGAGAAGTGGTATGCTGGGCATATCAGGTTTTTCAAGTGATTTAAGGGATATTGAAAAGCAGGCTGATGGGGGCAATGAACGAGCTGAATTGGCTTTAGAAGTTTTTGCAAGTCGTATTCATAAATATATCGGATCCTACGCCGCGCGTATGAAGGGTGTCGATGCGATTATATTCACAGCGGGTATCGGTGAAAATTCAGATACTATTCGTGCTAAAGTCTTAACAGGTCTTGAATTTATGGGCCTTTACTGGGACCCAGCACTCAACAAAGTCCACGGCAAAGAAGCCTTTTTGAATTATCCGCATTCGCCGGTTAAAGTGATGGTGATCCCAACAAATGAGGAAGTCATGATCGCGAGAGATACAGTCCGTTTAACAGAAAAATCAGTAAGTTATTAG
- a CDS encoding MogA/MoaB family molybdenum cofactor biosynthesis protein, producing MSGHQHPRQAPDVISCAVITVSDTRTKATDKSGRVIIDSLDEACQRHDLYKIVKDDPSDIKAGIKEALETSVDVILLNGGTGIAERDVTIEIVDRMLDKEMPGFGELFRMLSYTEDIGSSAMLSRAIAGVIHGKAVFSMPGSSGAVRLAMSKLILPEIEHVVSELRKKQ from the coding sequence ATGTCAGGTCATCAACACCCAAGACAAGCCCCTGATGTTATATCTTGTGCGGTTATAACGGTGAGTGATACACGGACAAAAGCAACGGATAAAAGTGGCCGTGTGATCATTGATTCCCTTGATGAAGCTTGTCAGCGTCATGATTTATATAAAATTGTTAAAGATGACCCTTCAGACATTAAGGCGGGGATTAAAGAAGCTTTAGAGACGTCAGTTGATGTGATCTTGTTAAATGGCGGAACAGGTATAGCAGAGAGAGACGTCACTATTGAAATCGTTGATCGAATGCTCGATAAGGAGATGCCTGGATTTGGCGAACTTTTTCGTATGCTGAGCTATACTGAGGATATTGGTTCTTCCGCGATGTTAAGCCGGGCGATTGCTGGAGTGATTCATGGAAAGGCGGTATTTTCCATGCCCGGTTCATCAGGTGCTGTCCGCTTGGCGATGTCAAAATTGATTTTACCAGAAATAGAGCATGTCGTGTCTGAGTTACGAAAAAAGCAATAA
- the ald gene encoding alanine dehydrogenase, whose translation MRIGIPKEIKNNENRVAITPGGVDNLVGQGHEVYIEAGAGIGSGFSDEQYKDAGAHIVNRAEDAWRVEMVMKVKEPLHEEFQYFHEGLILFTYLHLAAEPELTKALIDNKVVGIAYETIQLKNHSLPLLTPMSEVAGRMAAQIGAQFLEQPKGGSGVLLSGIPGVSRGRVTIIGGGIVGTNAAKIALGLGANVTMIDLNPERLRELDDIFGNSVQTLMSNPLNIAEAVQASDLLIGAVLIPGAKAPKLVTEDMIKTMHEGSVTVDVAIDQGGIIETSDHITTHDEPTYVKHGVVHYAVANMPGAVPRTSTIGLTNVTVPYAGKIAAKGYAKASLDEEPIMKGINTLDGFVTYQAVADAHGLEYRDTLNLLKESI comes from the coding sequence ATGCGTATAGGTATCCCGAAAGAAATAAAAAATAATGAGAATCGGGTCGCCATTACACCAGGGGGCGTAGACAATCTTGTTGGACAAGGTCATGAAGTCTATATTGAAGCTGGGGCAGGTATTGGATCAGGTTTCTCAGATGAGCAGTACAAAGATGCGGGAGCCCATATTGTTAATCGTGCTGAAGATGCATGGCGAGTAGAAATGGTTATGAAGGTGAAAGAACCGTTGCACGAAGAATTTCAGTATTTCCACGAAGGTCTTATTTTATTTACATATTTGCATTTAGCGGCTGAACCGGAATTAACTAAGGCGCTCATTGACAATAAAGTTGTCGGTATCGCTTATGAAACCATTCAATTAAAGAATCACTCATTGCCATTATTAACACCCATGAGTGAAGTTGCTGGCCGTATGGCTGCTCAAATTGGTGCACAATTTCTTGAACAACCCAAAGGCGGTTCTGGTGTGCTTTTAAGTGGTATTCCTGGTGTATCAAGAGGGAGAGTTACGATTATTGGCGGGGGCATTGTTGGTACCAATGCAGCAAAAATTGCGCTTGGCTTAGGTGCGAACGTAACCATGATTGATTTGAATCCAGAACGGTTGAGAGAATTGGATGATATATTTGGAAATTCTGTTCAGACATTGATGTCCAATCCACTAAATATTGCAGAAGCCGTTCAGGCATCTGATCTATTAATTGGCGCCGTCCTCATCCCTGGAGCGAAAGCACCCAAACTTGTTACCGAGGATATGATAAAGACCATGCATGAAGGATCGGTGACGGTTGATGTCGCTATTGATCAAGGAGGTATTATTGAAACGAGTGATCATATTACAACGCATGACGAGCCGACTTATGTTAAACATGGTGTGGTTCATTATGCTGTTGCCAATATGCCTGGTGCCGTTCCAAGAACATCGACGATTGGTCTAACGAATGTGACCGTTCCTTACGCTGGAAAAATTGCGGCTAAAGGGTACGCCAAAGCATCCCTAGATGAAGAACCGATTATGAAAGGCATTAATACATTAGATGGTTTTGTCACTTATCAAGCTGTTGCCGATGCTCATGGGTTGGAATATAGAGATACGCTAAATCTGTTAAAAGAGAGTATATAA
- a CDS encoding M24 family metallopeptidase, with the protein MNDKRLHRLQAWLSQNDITFAYISHPKNVFYFSGFKCEPHERLLGLVIFPESEPLIICPAMEADQAKSAGWAHQVIGYQDHEDPWDALKSAFKQRDLTGHAKAIIETDYLSFARVQKLESMFTQLTIDAAEPMIEQMRMVKDPEELVHLRKAAELADFAIQTGVEAIKKGRTEQAIIAEIEYELTKRGYPEMAFSTMVLTGEKTAMPHGHPGERQIKEGDFVMFDLGVVVNGYCSDITRTFIYKHATEKQKAIYETVLNAQQQSIAQCTIEQPMNQLDRTARQVITDAGYGDYFPHRVGHGLGLDAHEAPSLSDANKNQLGEGMLITIEPGIYVPDIGGVRIEDDVHIGPDGPECLTKYPKDLTVID; encoded by the coding sequence ATGAATGACAAGCGTCTCCATAGATTGCAGGCATGGTTATCACAAAATGACATCACATTTGCCTATATCTCACATCCAAAAAATGTTTTTTATTTCTCAGGGTTCAAATGTGAACCTCATGAGCGCCTTTTAGGCTTAGTTATTTTTCCAGAATCTGAACCTCTAATTATTTGTCCTGCTATGGAAGCGGATCAGGCAAAATCAGCGGGTTGGGCTCATCAGGTGATCGGCTACCAAGATCATGAGGATCCTTGGGACGCTCTGAAAAGCGCGTTCAAGCAACGAGATTTGACCGGTCATGCTAAAGCAATTATAGAAACCGATTACCTCTCTTTCGCTCGTGTCCAAAAGCTTGAGTCCATGTTTACTCAACTGACCATTGATGCTGCTGAACCTATGATTGAACAGATGCGAATGGTCAAAGATCCGGAAGAATTAGTCCACTTGCGCAAAGCCGCTGAACTGGCTGATTTTGCGATCCAAACGGGTGTTGAAGCCATAAAGAAAGGTCGCACTGAACAGGCTATTATTGCGGAAATCGAATATGAGCTGACGAAACGTGGTTATCCGGAAATGGCATTTTCAACCATGGTGTTGACCGGCGAAAAGACGGCCATGCCCCACGGTCACCCAGGCGAACGCCAAATTAAAGAAGGCGACTTCGTAATGTTCGATCTAGGTGTTGTTGTGAACGGCTACTGCTCTGATATTACCCGCACTTTCATTTATAAGCACGCTACTGAAAAGCAAAAAGCGATTTACGAAACCGTACTCAATGCCCAGCAACAAAGCATCGCTCAATGTACCATAGAACAACCCATGAACCAATTGGACCGAACCGCAAGACAGGTCATTACCGATGCCGGTTATGGTGACTACTTTCCGCACAGAGTCGGCCATGGCCTTGGATTAGATGCCCATGAGGCACCATCTCTTAGTGATGCTAATAAGAATCAGTTAGGTGAAGGCATGCTGATTACGATTGAACCTGGTATTTATGTCCCTGACATTGGCGGCGTTCGCATTGAAGATGATGTGCATATCGGGCCAGATGGGCCTGAATGTTTAACCAAGTATCCGAAAGACCTAACCGTAATTGATTGA
- a CDS encoding DUF4178 domain-containing protein — protein sequence MGLWSRLFSKKKDAPEVEERTLLNIQVGDMITYELEDYEVVGKMTLNDHGFQWFEYQLEVPGEKSLWLSVEMDDELEIAVYKKIKHPVSEPIPKTLTVDEVSYTLDEKGMAEVSGQGRSSQLSGQTVTYYDFSNEAEDQLVAIEVWNGEIEVSQGHTAQDYEFQIIAGSR from the coding sequence TTGGGACTATGGTCACGCTTATTTAGCAAAAAGAAGGATGCTCCAGAAGTTGAAGAGAGAACGCTGCTTAATATTCAAGTCGGGGATATGATTACTTATGAATTGGAAGATTATGAAGTAGTCGGTAAAATGACATTAAATGACCACGGTTTTCAGTGGTTTGAATATCAATTGGAAGTTCCCGGCGAGAAATCATTATGGCTGTCGGTTGAGATGGATGATGAGCTTGAGATTGCCGTGTATAAAAAAATTAAGCATCCCGTCTCTGAACCCATTCCCAAAACGCTTACCGTTGATGAAGTGTCATATACATTAGATGAAAAAGGCATGGCTGAGGTTTCCGGACAAGGGCGGAGCAGTCAACTCAGTGGCCAAACTGTCACGTATTATGATTTCAGTAATGAAGCGGAAGATCAGCTGGTGGCCATTGAGGTTTGGAATGGTGAAATTGAGGTGAGTCAAGGGCATACCGCCCAAGATTATGAATTCCAAATCATTGCTGGGAGTCGTTAG
- a CDS encoding PspA/IM30 family protein encodes MFNMFKRVKTLMSSELNSALDKAEDPVKMLDQYMREMESDIRDAETAVSKQMANEKMLNKKYDDAKKLVDKRQEQAEKALEAGNEDLARRALEDKKSHDEQAESLKTAWERAKTDADDLKKKLQEMKNEYQDMDLKRDSLKARAETAKTKTKINRSMSNVGSEESQKGFSRMEEKVLQQEAEAETSEDLNQANKSLDDELDALDDKNDVDDELAELKKKIGKE; translated from the coding sequence ATGTTCAATATGTTCAAACGCGTTAAAACATTAATGTCTTCAGAGTTAAACTCGGCGCTTGATAAGGCTGAAGATCCGGTGAAGATGCTTGATCAATATATGAGGGAAATGGAATCCGATATTCGTGATGCGGAGACCGCTGTTTCCAAACAAATGGCTAATGAAAAAATGTTAAATAAAAAGTATGATGACGCTAAAAAACTTGTGGATAAACGTCAAGAGCAAGCGGAGAAGGCATTAGAAGCTGGTAATGAGGACTTGGCACGACGGGCATTGGAAGACAAAAAAAGTCATGATGAGCAAGCTGAATCATTAAAAACAGCGTGGGAACGTGCAAAGACAGATGCTGATGATCTCAAGAAAAAGCTTCAAGAGATGAAAAATGAATACCAAGATATGGATCTTAAACGGGACTCCTTAAAAGCTCGTGCTGAAACGGCTAAAACCAAGACAAAAATTAATCGTAGCATGTCGAATGTCGGTTCTGAGGAATCACAAAAAGGTTTCAGCCGGATGGAGGAAAAAGTATTACAGCAGGAGGCGGAAGCAGAAACGAGCGAGGACCTTAATCAGGCTAACAAAAGTCTAGACGATGAATTAGATGCCCTCGATGACAAGAATGATGTTGATGATGAACTTGCTGAACTAAAGAAAAAAATAGGGAAAGAGTAA
- a CDS encoding DUF4247 domain-containing protein, whose translation MLLALCVLTATVLPGCSFGKNILDVAKDKYDLDDTVKSSVQREDETYIFKPDQTIDQVSQTLSKEIKPERTSDTVDGKKVLVYDDYIVTLTKDDNNKTNLEVATYGFVRDNYHPSFFEGLLAYSLLSNILGADDWARRQGQRCRSAIGGSCYNGYAASGGHYKGPGSKPLFKSSPFRGGGLGAGK comes from the coding sequence ATGTTGTTAGCGTTATGTGTCCTGACAGCTACTGTATTACCAGGTTGTTCCTTTGGGAAAAATATCTTAGATGTCGCAAAAGATAAGTATGATTTAGATGACACAGTAAAAAGCAGTGTCCAGCGTGAAGACGAGACTTATATATTCAAACCAGATCAAACCATTGATCAAGTTTCCCAAACGCTTTCAAAGGAAATCAAACCAGAACGAACATCAGACACTGTCGATGGCAAGAAAGTCCTTGTCTATGATGACTATATTGTGACGTTGACAAAGGATGACAATAATAAGACAAACTTGGAAGTGGCTACTTATGGCTTTGTTCGTGATAATTATCATCCAAGCTTCTTTGAAGGTCTGCTCGCTTATTCACTTCTCAGCAATATTTTAGGTGCTGATGATTGGGCAAGACGACAAGGGCAACGATGTCGTTCAGCCATCGGCGGCAGTTGCTATAATGGTTATGCTGCTTCAGGCGGTCATTATAAAGGTCCCGGTTCCAAACCTTTATTTAAATCATCACCGTTTCGCGGCGGTGGCCTGGGAGCAGGTAAATAA
- a CDS encoding DUF350 domain-containing protein, protein MDAVLLTIYYFVVSVILIIIGLYLFELVTTKYKDWEEIAAGNYAVALSIGGKIVGISIVLLFSILENDTITQTVLWGILGIVLQLVVYYIFETLTKFSVQDKLKENNLAVGIISFSVSAGLAFVIGASIT, encoded by the coding sequence ATGGATGCAGTTTTGTTAACGATTTATTACTTTGTGGTCTCAGTTATTCTTATTATAATTGGCCTTTATCTGTTTGAGCTAGTGACAACAAAATATAAGGATTGGGAAGAAATTGCCGCAGGGAACTATGCAGTAGCGTTGTCTATAGGTGGTAAGATTGTTGGTATTTCTATTGTTCTTTTATTTTCTATCCTAGAAAATGATACGATTACGCAAACGGTATTGTGGGGTATTCTAGGGATTGTCTTACAACTTGTAGTTTACTATATATTTGAAACCTTAACTAAATTTTCAGTGCAGGATAAACTTAAAGAAAACAACTTGGCCGTCGGCATTATTTCGTTTTCCGTATCGGCTGGGCTTGCCTTTGTTATCGGTGCCTCAATTACATAA
- a CDS encoding polyamine aminopropyltransferase, translating to MNQLSIKQTKQIYWASGIVSICGIIFEVLFGALGSYILGDGVKQYTLTISLFLTGMGLGAYISEKVGRKLIAYFIGIEYAVAAIGGLSSFLMFGITAYLPSGSDALFLYGVIVTIGTLTGLELPILIRKANEIGVTINKSTARVLFSDYAGGLVGGILFAFWLRPYFGLVKTAFLVGLINLAVAFWILFIFKQELRRIRLKAVIGGLIAVILVWGLFFGEEAAFMFEQKIYRDPIIYSQNTEYQKIVMTKEQGDLRLYLNGNLQFSSVDEYRYHETLVHPVMAMVQKPRDVLILGGGDGLAAREVLKYPFVKQIDLVDLDPEMTRLGQHNDLLTQLNHQSLNNDKVTVFNQDGYEYLDNHSDMYDAVFIDLPDPEDTSLSKLYSKSFYKLVKQHLKPGGAIIVQSTSPVFATKVYWTINKTVESAGFKTENLHVDIPSFGNWGFVIGRRKPVNIDQVRLRNVDMRYLNNDTLHAMDTFGKDIDANVRQNGEKVKWQPNTLQHPIIIEMYQKAWLYY from the coding sequence ATGAATCAATTATCGATTAAACAGACGAAACAAATTTATTGGGCTTCTGGGATTGTTTCTATTTGCGGCATTATTTTTGAAGTGCTATTCGGGGCGCTGGGTTCCTATATCTTGGGGGATGGAGTGAAGCAATATACGCTCACAATCTCCCTTTTTTTAACGGGGATGGGGCTTGGCGCTTATATCAGTGAAAAAGTCGGCAGAAAGTTGATTGCTTACTTTATCGGGATTGAATATGCCGTCGCTGCCATTGGCGGCTTATCATCTTTCTTGATGTTTGGTATTACAGCTTATTTACCGTCCGGTTCGGATGCTTTATTTCTATATGGTGTTATTGTAACGATAGGGACATTGACTGGACTGGAATTACCGATTCTCATTCGGAAAGCCAATGAGATCGGAGTAACGATTAATAAAAGCACGGCGCGCGTCTTATTTTCGGACTATGCAGGCGGACTCGTCGGGGGCATTCTATTTGCTTTTTGGCTCAGACCGTATTTTGGACTCGTGAAAACGGCTTTTCTTGTAGGACTGATTAATTTAGCCGTCGCCTTCTGGATCTTATTTATCTTTAAACAAGAGCTACGCCGTATCCGTTTAAAGGCAGTGATCGGTGGTTTAATAGCGGTTATTCTTGTTTGGGGTTTATTTTTTGGTGAAGAAGCAGCTTTTATGTTTGAGCAGAAAATATATAGGGATCCGATTATTTATTCCCAGAACACTGAGTATCAAAAAATCGTTATGACTAAAGAACAAGGTGACTTGCGTCTCTATTTAAATGGTAATTTACAATTTAGTTCGGTTGATGAATATCGATATCATGAAACGCTTGTCCATCCTGTGATGGCCATGGTTCAAAAACCGAGAGATGTTTTGATTCTAGGTGGTGGTGATGGTTTAGCGGCACGTGAAGTGTTGAAATATCCATTTGTCAAGCAAATTGATTTGGTGGATCTCGATCCAGAGATGACGCGATTGGGTCAACATAATGACTTATTAACCCAGTTGAATCATCAATCACTCAACAACGATAAGGTGACGGTTTTTAACCAAGATGGTTATGAATATCTTGACAATCATTCCGACATGTACGATGCCGTGTTTATTGATTTACCAGATCCTGAGGATACATCGCTCAGCAAATTGTACTCGAAATCGTTCTACAAACTTGTTAAGCAGCATTTAAAACCGGGCGGTGCTATAATCGTACAGTCAACAAGCCCTGTATTTGCAACTAAGGTGTATTGGACGATCAACAAAACCGTTGAGTCTGCAGGTTTTAAAACAGAAAATCTGCATGTCGACATTCCTAGTTTTGGTAATTGGGGGTTTGTGATTGGAAGGCGTAAGCCGGTAAATATTGATCAAGTACGTTTAAGAAATGTTGATATGAGGTATTTAAATAATGATACCTTACACGCCATGGACACGTTTGGTAAAGATATTGATGCTAACGTTCGCCAAAATGGTGAAAAGGTTAAATGGCAGCCAAATACACTCCAACATCCCATTATTATTGAAATGTATCAGAAAGCTTGGTTATATTATTAA
- a CDS encoding metal-dependent hydrolase produces MKVTYYGQSVVLVETDKANILFDPFISGNGQCSISVGDLPRIDVIILTHGHNDHVGDTADIAKQHGAQIIGIAEIATYFGNKGLNTHGMSIGGGYQFDFGHVKMTPALHGSSYTEDDGTIVYTGMPAGILLTINGTTIYHAGDTALFSDMKLIGERNDIDLAFLPIGDNFTMGPDDAAVAAEWVGAKTVVPVHYNTFPVIEQDPDDFVSKLKGSQGKVLHSGDSIEL; encoded by the coding sequence ATGAAGGTTACATATTATGGTCAATCCGTTGTATTGGTGGAAACGGATAAAGCTAACATTCTCTTTGACCCGTTTATATCAGGGAACGGTCAATGCAGTATCAGTGTGGGCGATTTACCTCGAATTGATGTGATTATTCTGACACATGGGCATAATGACCATGTCGGTGATACTGCCGATATTGCTAAACAGCATGGTGCTCAAATCATCGGCATTGCTGAAATTGCCACATACTTTGGAAATAAAGGGTTAAACACGCATGGTATGTCAATTGGCGGCGGCTATCAATTTGATTTTGGTCACGTCAAAATGACCCCAGCCCTTCACGGTTCCAGTTATACTGAGGATGATGGTACGATTGTGTATACGGGCATGCCAGCGGGTATCTTGTTAACGATAAATGGTACAACCATTTACCATGCCGGTGATACAGCGCTGTTTAGTGATATGAAGTTGATCGGTGAACGTAACGACATTGATCTCGCTTTCTTACCAATCGGTGATAACTTTACGATGGGACCGGATGATGCTGCTGTAGCAGCTGAATGGGTTGGAGCCAAAACCGTTGTCCCGGTTCACTATAATACTTTCCCAGTCATTGAGCAGGATCCTGACGATTTCGTTAGCAAGCTTAAAGGCAGTCAAGGTAAAGTGCTTCATTCTGGCGACAGTATCGAATTATAA
- a CDS encoding DRTGG domain-containing protein — protein sequence MATKHEQILDHIRNLDIGYKISVRQMAKDLKVSDGTAYRAIKDAENQGFVSTIDRVGTIRIEKKDKGNIERLTYAEVVGIVDGQVLGGRKGLHKTLNRFLIGAMKLEAMMKYVDAGGLLIVGNRDKAQEYGLQAGAAVLITGGFDTRDEVKQLADQMEMPVISTSYDTFTVAEMINRAIYDQLIKKEILHVSDILIPLEHTNYLQTTDTVSDWYHMNKTTTHSRYPVVEQDLKVHGMVTAKDIIGKDDDISIEKIMTKQPMMVNETTSVASAAHNMIWEGIECLPVISSQKKLIGIITRQDVLKAMQMIQRQPQVGETIDDTVAEQIKDVSTQVESVYQFEVMPQMTNYLGSLSYGVVTTIVTTVGRRVLNKEKKGDLVVENVTLYFLKPVQIESKLLIKPRILEMSRRYGKVDVEMYHEGVAVGKAFLIVQFIDRY from the coding sequence TTGGCAACGAAACATGAACAGATTCTCGATCACATAAGAAATTTAGACATCGGTTATAAAATATCAGTACGACAAATGGCAAAGGACTTAAAAGTTAGTGATGGAACGGCATACAGGGCAATCAAAGACGCTGAAAACCAAGGGTTTGTCAGTACCATTGACCGGGTTGGTACGATTCGGATTGAGAAAAAAGATAAAGGGAATATTGAACGATTGACTTATGCTGAAGTCGTCGGGATTGTTGATGGCCAGGTTCTCGGCGGGCGAAAAGGTTTGCACAAAACCTTGAACCGTTTTTTAATCGGAGCAATGAAACTTGAAGCGATGATGAAGTATGTCGATGCGGGCGGGCTTTTAATTGTCGGTAACAGGGATAAGGCACAGGAATATGGCCTACAGGCTGGGGCAGCCGTTCTTATTACCGGTGGCTTTGATACCCGTGATGAAGTGAAACAACTTGCCGATCAAATGGAAATGCCGGTCATTTCAACCTCTTATGATACGTTTACAGTCGCGGAAATGATTAACCGGGCGATCTATGATCAGCTAATTAAGAAGGAAATTCTACACGTATCCGATATATTGATTCCATTGGAACATACGAATTACCTGCAAACAACAGATACGGTGAGTGATTGGTATCACATGAACAAGACAACAACGCACAGTCGATATCCAGTTGTAGAGCAGGATTTAAAAGTCCATGGCATGGTGACGGCCAAAGACATTATCGGCAAAGATGATGATATATCTATTGAAAAAATTATGACAAAGCAGCCCATGATGGTTAATGAAACAACATCGGTGGCGTCAGCGGCGCACAATATGATTTGGGAAGGCATTGAATGTTTGCCAGTCATCAGTTCGCAAAAGAAACTGATAGGGATCATCACTCGACAAGATGTTCTTAAAGCGATGCAGATGATTCAAAGGCAACCGCAGGTCGGTGAGACGATTGATGACACAGTTGCTGAACAAATCAAAGATGTATCGACTCAGGTTGAATCTGTCTATCAGTTTGAAGTAATGCCGCAGATGACGAACTATCTTGGATCATTGTCCTACGGTGTTGTGACCACTATTGTTACAACGGTTGGACGCCGGGTTTTAAATAAAGAAAAAAAAGGTGACCTCGTCGTCGAGAATGTCACCTTATACTTTCTGAAACCCGTCCAAATTGAGAGTAAGCTATTAATCAAACCTCGGATCTTGGAAATGTCTAGACGTTACGGCAAAGTCGATGTGGAAATGTATCATGAAGGTGTCGCCGTTGGGAAAGCTTTCTTAATCGTCCAGTTCATTGATCGTTATTAG